One window of Kosmotoga arenicorallina S304 genomic DNA carries:
- a CDS encoding methyl-accepting chemotaxis protein: protein MAEKKKLETPGTYVTNKAISGHTKHEIEKKAKERARTRNEAKRLAASERISSATEELLSSVQEISSASEELNRSMMQIAAGAEQSSSAAEETRVAINQVNKNIKEILNMIDDIFESSKLSQVRVNAMIEDVSTVISSLTEVSKRNEVSAETVGRLSERSDSVKEIVSTVAEIADQIGLLSLNAAIEAARAGEHGAGFGVIAEEIRKFSEMAEETAIEVSKRADEIQNTIGEVVKSIEAIVSDTMKDVENSKEITEQFGDIIDKYNTLVEHLKLSAQSINRISTFSSEFLAGAQRIATASEELSAAAEESSKSIDEQVKALSEITLAAQELVELSADLKGTANPQRAAEILAAAAEELSANIDEASASSEQISTALNQLSYSSSELSHQIEKMEKMGKETLELLTSLDRTIADDMNMMQKLLEVVLSNKKKVEALINRVNTSVKAFENIGENLLGLSGVTRDITKNVGKIDKISTQTNMLAVTGFIEAARIGKPGEGFSVVSSDIRELANETAKNSEEIESAIYSIQKEVDKAYFEVADNSRIVAAEALKSEKLIKSLDEVEVITANLSEKLGKINSMSAEIASAMEQVQKSVEQINSSAIESASAIEETSKAAREQARGMEELTKSIEEIAAVSDELRSKW, encoded by the coding sequence ATGGCGGAAAAAAAGAAGCTCGAAACTCCGGGTACATATGTAACAAACAAAGCGATTTCAGGTCATACAAAGCACGAAATTGAAAAAAAGGCTAAAGAACGCGCCAGAACGCGCAATGAAGCAAAGCGCCTTGCAGCTTCGGAGCGCATTTCTTCCGCAACGGAAGAACTCCTTTCAAGCGTTCAAGAAATAAGCTCAGCCAGCGAAGAACTCAATAGATCAATGATGCAAATAGCTGCGGGGGCGGAACAATCATCGTCAGCTGCCGAAGAAACAAGGGTGGCGATAAATCAGGTAAACAAAAACATCAAAGAGATCCTGAACATGATCGATGATATCTTTGAAAGCTCCAAGTTAAGTCAGGTCAGGGTAAATGCAATGATAGAAGATGTTAGCACAGTAATCAGCTCCCTGACTGAAGTTTCAAAGAGAAACGAGGTTTCCGCAGAAACCGTGGGCAGGTTGAGCGAAAGAAGCGACAGTGTTAAAGAAATAGTTTCCACGGTAGCGGAAATTGCTGATCAGATTGGACTTCTGTCACTGAATGCAGCTATTGAAGCTGCAAGGGCAGGAGAACACGGTGCGGGTTTTGGCGTTATTGCTGAAGAAATCAGAAAATTCTCAGAGATGGCTGAAGAAACCGCCATAGAAGTTTCGAAAAGGGCAGACGAAATCCAAAATACCATAGGCGAAGTCGTGAAAAGCATAGAAGCAATTGTTTCCGATACAATGAAAGATGTGGAAAATAGCAAAGAAATTACAGAGCAATTCGGGGATATAATCGATAAATACAACACACTGGTGGAGCACCTGAAGCTTTCCGCTCAATCAATTAATAGAATAAGCACATTTTCCAGCGAATTCCTTGCCGGTGCTCAAAGAATAGCTACTGCGTCTGAAGAATTGAGCGCAGCCGCTGAAGAATCCTCGAAATCAATAGACGAACAGGTAAAGGCTCTTTCTGAGATTACCTTAGCTGCCCAGGAGCTGGTGGAGCTTTCTGCTGATTTAAAGGGCACAGCTAATCCCCAAAGAGCTGCGGAAATTCTTGCAGCTGCTGCTGAAGAGCTTTCGGCAAATATCGACGAGGCATCGGCGAGTTCTGAGCAAATCAGCACCGCCCTTAATCAGCTGAGTTACTCCAGTTCTGAACTTTCACATCAAATAGAGAAGATGGAAAAAATGGGCAAAGAAACTCTGGAATTGCTGACATCCCTTGACAGAACGATTGCCGATGATATGAATATGATGCAAAAGCTTCTGGAAGTAGTTCTATCAAACAAAAAGAAAGTAGAAGCCCTTATAAACAGAGTAAACACATCTGTTAAGGCTTTTGAGAACATAGGGGAAAATTTGCTTGGCTTATCCGGCGTAACACGCGATATAACAAAAAATGTAGGAAAAATCGATAAAATATCCACTCAAACGAACATGCTTGCTGTTACAGGATTCATTGAAGCGGCAAGAATTGGAAAACCGGGCGAAGGTTTTTCGGTTGTTTCATCAGATATAAGGGAGCTTGCTAACGAAACCGCCAAAAACAGCGAAGAGATAGAATCGGCGATTTACTCCATACAGAAAGAAGTTGATAAGGCATACTTTGAAGTGGCCGATAACAGCAGGATAGTTGCAGCAGAAGCACTCAAATCGGAAAAGTTGATCAAATCTTTGGACGAAGTAGAGGTTATTACCGCTAACCTATCAGAAAAACTCGGAAAAATAAACTCAATGTCAGCTGAAATAGCAAGTGCTATGGAACAGGTACAGAAATCCGTGGAGCAGATAAATAGCTCTGCGATTGAAAGCGCTTCGGCTATCGAAGAAACTTCAAAAGCTGCCAGGGAGCAAGCCAGAGGTATGGAAGAACTGACAAAATCGATTGAAGAAATCGCAGCCGTTTCTGATGAACTTCGCTCCAAATGGTAG
- a CDS encoding sugar phosphate nucleotidyltransferase, producing MILAAGRGTRVKPITNHIPKPLIPIIDKPVVEFLVELLVKHGIKEVMLNISHLGWKIQEFLGDGYKYGVHIGYSFEGHFDASGNLITEPIGSAGGMKRIQQRYGFFDETFIVLCGDAIVDLDITKALDFHRSHNAMATIITKEVSSEMVSNYGIVVTDDEGRIKSFQEKPSAKEALSRIANTGIYIFEPEVLENVPDNTFYDIGSQLFPALVKAGAPIYAVNMDFQWLDIGRTSDYLKILEKALKGEINEFEIHGKRLSEGLWIGAGTKINPEAKLVPPVWIGPAAVIEEGVEIIGPAMIGANAFISKGTAIKNSYIMDYVKLLPGITFEKVLISPEYFVKLNGESGRISGSFYGDFVKDVRSEP from the coding sequence ATGATTCTTGCAGCGGGCAGGGGAACAAGGGTAAAGCCTATCACCAACCATATTCCCAAACCATTGATACCGATAATCGACAAACCTGTTGTAGAGTTTCTGGTTGAACTGCTGGTAAAGCATGGCATCAAAGAGGTGATGCTCAACATATCTCACCTCGGCTGGAAGATTCAAGAATTTCTTGGTGATGGATACAAATATGGGGTTCACATTGGCTATTCCTTTGAGGGGCATTTTGATGCCTCAGGCAATCTCATAACAGAACCCATAGGCTCCGCTGGGGGTATGAAGCGGATACAACAGAGATATGGATTTTTTGACGAAACCTTTATAGTGCTCTGCGGTGATGCTATTGTGGATCTCGACATAACAAAGGCCCTTGATTTTCACCGTTCACATAACGCAATGGCTACAATTATTACCAAAGAAGTATCCTCAGAAATGGTATCAAATTACGGTATAGTCGTAACAGACGACGAAGGTCGCATCAAGAGTTTTCAAGAAAAGCCTTCAGCTAAAGAAGCGCTTTCAAGAATTGCAAATACCGGCATATACATTTTCGAGCCTGAAGTGCTCGAAAATGTACCCGATAACACCTTTTACGATATAGGGAGCCAGCTTTTCCCTGCCCTTGTAAAAGCAGGGGCTCCGATTTATGCGGTCAATATGGATTTTCAGTGGCTTGATATCGGCAGAACGTCAGATTATTTAAAAATCCTTGAGAAGGCTCTTAAAGGGGAAATCAACGAATTTGAAATCCACGGGAAAAGGCTTTCGGAAGGATTATGGATTGGTGCAGGCACTAAAATAAATCCTGAAGCAAAACTCGTTCCCCCCGTATGGATTGGGCCCGCCGCTGTTATAGAGGAAGGTGTTGAAATTATTGGCCCGGCTATGATCGGTGCAAATGCTTTTATTTCAAAGGGCACAGCAATAAAGAATAGTTATATAATGGACTATGTGAAACTGCTACCGGGGATTACCTTTGAAAAGGTGCTAATAAGCCCGGAGTATTTCGTGAAGCTCAACGGCGAAAGTGGAAGGATATCCGGTAGTTTTTACGGTGATTTTGTAAAGGATGTGAGGAGTGAACCATGA
- the cheB gene encoding chemotaxis-specific protein-glutamate methyltransferase CheB, with amino-acid sequence MKTLLESDPDIEVIGLARNGFEAVEMAKELYPDVVTMDVIMPEKDGFEALKEIVENAIAPVIMVSIVTQENSQEALEALEIGAFDYVPKPEKSTISIMDIREELISKVKSAAHYSKSTPLLKLLKKKKTEVKSSSGEKAFPGEFYAVAIGISTGGPKSIYDVLPLLPENINAAVFLVQHMPPSFTRGYAERLDKNCKLKVVEAEEGIPVKPGMVYVGKGGYHLKLKKLNDTEYAIHLSKVPKHMFMPSVDVMMDAVLEVFGEKTIGVLMTGMGDDGANAMARIKKAGGYTIAESEETAVVFGMPQKAIELGGANVILPSHRIAEEITKICQL; translated from the coding sequence TTGAAAACACTGCTTGAATCCGACCCGGATATTGAAGTAATAGGGTTAGCGAGAAATGGTTTTGAAGCCGTTGAAATGGCTAAAGAACTTTATCCCGATGTGGTTACTATGGATGTTATCATGCCAGAAAAAGATGGATTTGAAGCTCTTAAAGAAATTGTTGAGAATGCAATTGCTCCGGTCATAATGGTTTCGATTGTAACTCAGGAAAATTCACAGGAGGCTTTAGAAGCTCTGGAAATCGGTGCCTTCGACTATGTCCCTAAGCCTGAGAAAAGCACCATTTCAATCATGGATATAAGGGAAGAACTCATTTCCAAAGTAAAATCTGCGGCACATTATTCAAAAAGCACACCTCTTTTGAAGCTTCTGAAAAAGAAAAAAACGGAGGTTAAATCTTCATCAGGAGAAAAGGCGTTTCCTGGGGAGTTTTACGCTGTTGCAATTGGTATATCGACAGGAGGTCCAAAAAGCATTTATGATGTCCTCCCCTTGTTGCCGGAAAACATAAACGCCGCCGTTTTTCTGGTTCAGCACATGCCTCCTTCTTTTACAAGGGGTTATGCGGAAAGGCTTGATAAAAATTGCAAACTCAAAGTTGTTGAAGCGGAAGAGGGAATACCGGTAAAGCCAGGTATGGTATATGTTGGCAAAGGCGGCTACCATTTGAAACTGAAAAAACTAAATGACACCGAGTACGCTATCCACCTTTCGAAAGTTCCAAAACACATGTTCATGCCTTCAGTTGACGTGATGATGGATGCGGTTCTTGAAGTTTTCGGCGAAAAGACAATAGGAGTTCTTATGACTGGCATGGGAGATGATGGAGCAAATGCCATGGCACGTATCAAAAAGGCGGGCGGCTATACAATAGCGGAATCAGAAGAAACTGCTGTGGTTTTCGGAATGCCTCAGAAAGCCATAGAACTCGGTGGTGCGAATGTGATTCTCCCTTCACATAGAATTGCCGAAGAAATCACCAAAATTTGCCAGCTTTAG
- a CDS encoding chemotaxis protein CheW, giving the protein MTEKLFLFSIGENLFAVELNRVEEVLKVPELFKVPLTPEYIAGVANFRGRFIPVIDLHQKLFNRAPAVPSKELVVCNLGEYVGFLVTSREGIVAMSEENFKETSEELIRGIYIENDREIRLLDAKKLVKAKKEEGLKQSALSRKTPTSPRAKQKERGYLAFNIAGKEFAFPLEAVIEVTGALEPREVPNPPPGISGIVKWRKSVIPVVDTAGVLGMKRQGIKKMLVTRSKENTVAFQVEEAVGIVRLSEESIKPAPAYVRRKNHTEVSGTYSSPDGTLTLILSPDALLDKEIVNFASEVEKASEVAVENHNEAIKEKYLFFGINEWIFGLNVKYILELKNKKDIAKIPRSPAFLAGVVERLGNIVPVINTGRLFSLDVHEELTRLVIIEYGKSKMLGLLTSKLLGIYSLSKEEIVPLSASFEETEIARFIEATARIENRAVFLLKPEKLLMADEAKKVSASIRKYKKENSDGKN; this is encoded by the coding sequence ATGACTGAGAAATTGTTTCTTTTTTCTATTGGTGAAAACCTGTTTGCCGTTGAATTGAATAGAGTGGAAGAGGTATTGAAAGTCCCTGAACTTTTCAAAGTCCCCCTCACGCCGGAATACATAGCAGGCGTGGCAAATTTCAGAGGTCGATTCATACCTGTAATTGATCTGCATCAAAAGCTCTTTAACAGAGCCCCGGCAGTTCCTTCAAAAGAGCTTGTTGTGTGCAATTTAGGAGAATATGTTGGTTTTCTTGTTACAAGCAGGGAAGGAATAGTGGCTATGAGTGAAGAGAATTTCAAGGAAACCTCAGAAGAGCTGATCAGGGGGATATACATAGAGAATGATAGAGAAATAAGGTTGCTCGATGCAAAAAAGCTTGTCAAAGCCAAAAAGGAAGAGGGGTTAAAGCAAAGCGCGCTTTCAAGGAAAACACCCACATCACCCAGAGCCAAACAAAAAGAGAGAGGATACCTTGCGTTCAATATTGCCGGGAAGGAGTTTGCGTTCCCGCTGGAAGCGGTAATCGAGGTAACGGGGGCTTTGGAGCCCAGGGAAGTTCCCAATCCGCCACCAGGCATCTCCGGGATTGTCAAGTGGCGGAAATCGGTTATCCCCGTTGTGGATACAGCAGGGGTTCTCGGCATGAAGCGGCAAGGCATAAAGAAAATGCTCGTTACAAGAAGCAAAGAAAACACTGTCGCTTTTCAGGTGGAAGAAGCGGTTGGAATTGTCAGGTTGTCAGAAGAAAGCATTAAACCGGCTCCTGCGTATGTCAGGCGTAAAAATCATACCGAAGTTTCAGGAACCTACAGCTCCCCTGATGGCACATTGACTCTGATACTTTCACCTGATGCCCTTCTGGATAAAGAGATAGTGAATTTTGCTTCTGAAGTAGAGAAAGCGAGTGAAGTAGCTGTGGAAAATCATAACGAAGCTATAAAAGAAAAATATCTGTTTTTTGGTATCAACGAATGGATTTTTGGACTGAATGTGAAATATATCCTGGAGTTGAAAAACAAAAAGGATATTGCCAAAATCCCCCGCTCGCCAGCTTTTTTGGCTGGTGTCGTTGAAAGGCTCGGAAATATAGTACCTGTTATAAACACGGGCAGGTTATTTTCTCTTGATGTACATGAAGAATTAACCAGGCTTGTTATAATTGAATACGGGAAAAGCAAAATGCTTGGATTGCTAACCAGCAAGCTTCTGGGTATATATTCATTGTCAAAGGAGGAAATTGTACCGCTTTCGGCGAGCTTCGAAGAAACTGAAATCGCCCGTTTTATCGAAGCCACGGCAAGAATCGAAAACAGGGCTGTCTTCCTTTTAAAACCAGAAAAACTCCTTATGGCTGATGAGGCCAAAAAAGTAAGTGCGAGCATAAGAAAATATAAAAAGGAGAATTCTGATGGAAAAAATTAG
- a CDS encoding GNAT family N-acetyltransferase → MSDFAVRFATETELAFCSGIDGELPEELLKEKMRKNELIISTQDNQPVGYLRLEYLWHKVPFIGLIYVLREYRGQGCGREMLRFLERYLRMKGYSFLLSSSQANEPEPQHWHRSSGFYECGMISALNRGRVGEIFFRKDLDD, encoded by the coding sequence ATGAGTGATTTTGCAGTCAGGTTCGCTACAGAGACAGAACTAGCATTTTGCTCCGGTATCGATGGCGAACTTCCAGAGGAGTTGCTGAAAGAGAAAATGCGAAAGAACGAGTTGATAATATCGACGCAAGACAATCAGCCTGTGGGTTATCTAAGGCTTGAATACCTGTGGCATAAAGTTCCTTTTATCGGTCTGATATACGTGCTCCGCGAATATAGAGGGCAAGGTTGCGGCAGGGAAATGCTCCGCTTTCTGGAAAGATATTTGAGAATGAAGGGGTATTCTTTTCTTTTGAGCTCATCACAGGCCAATGAACCCGAACCCCAGCATTGGCACAGAAGTTCCGGTTTCTATGAATGTGGCATGATCTCTGCCTTAAACAGGGGAAGAGTTGGCGAAATATTTTTCAGAAAAGACTTAGATGATTGA
- a CDS encoding HD domain-containing phosphohydrolase, giving the protein MKNSVILLVSRNRIFGVYLKRLIESWGSPAVFTVSEAGEIAEKIRQYTPDLAVIDIQNEEDKDLLELEVLLKENHNIHSVLLIPDELIDILIEDSDEMPFGFVPKPFEENILKISILAALRISKAQRELQADEEFLSTVLECMKEAVIAIDDAENIVMANPRAEELLSKKISEFIGKNFRDVFVFRDFEEKEGVELITREIPFEGYLVANKNIPVSVNYSQVRGKNFHGWLITMNDISERFQSRKKLEESYKHLEKTLMGTVRTISKIAESRDSYTAEHQQNVAVISAEIAKRLGFSEDRTKWLYIAALLHDVGKVSVPSEILSKPAKLNQFEMELVKLHAENGYQILKDIPFPLEIAEIVRQHHERLDGSGYPIGLKGDEILLEARILAVADVLDAITNHRPYRPALGLNVALDELEKNKGKLYDARVVDACVKALEEGNLVIGSLKENDEPY; this is encoded by the coding sequence ATGAAAAATTCCGTTATCCTTCTTGTAAGCAGGAACAGGATCTTTGGAGTATATCTCAAAAGGCTCATTGAAAGTTGGGGAAGCCCGGCTGTTTTCACCGTGTCAGAAGCCGGAGAAATTGCAGAAAAGATAAGGCAGTATACACCTGACCTTGCGGTGATAGACATTCAGAACGAAGAAGACAAAGATCTTTTAGAGCTGGAGGTCTTGCTTAAAGAAAACCACAATATCCACTCAGTATTGCTAATCCCGGATGAGCTAATAGATATATTGATAGAAGATTCCGATGAAATGCCCTTTGGATTCGTTCCCAAACCCTTTGAGGAGAACATTTTAAAAATAAGTATTCTGGCTGCGCTCAGAATTTCAAAAGCTCAAAGAGAGCTTCAGGCAGATGAAGAGTTTCTCTCGACAGTTCTTGAATGCATGAAGGAGGCGGTTATTGCCATTGACGACGCCGAGAATATTGTCATGGCAAATCCCCGGGCTGAAGAATTGCTTTCAAAGAAAATATCTGAATTCATCGGAAAAAATTTCAGAGATGTTTTCGTTTTCAGGGATTTTGAAGAAAAAGAAGGGGTAGAACTCATTACGCGCGAAATTCCCTTTGAAGGATACCTTGTTGCCAATAAGAATATACCTGTATCCGTTAATTATTCGCAGGTTAGAGGAAAAAACTTCCACGGCTGGCTCATAACCATGAATGACATATCTGAAAGATTTCAGTCCAGAAAAAAGCTTGAAGAGAGTTACAAGCACCTTGAAAAGACCTTAATGGGGACAGTAAGGACAATAAGCAAAATAGCAGAAAGCAGAGACAGCTACACGGCAGAGCATCAACAAAATGTAGCTGTAATATCTGCAGAAATCGCGAAAAGGCTGGGCTTTTCAGAAGACAGAACTAAATGGCTTTACATAGCAGCGCTTTTGCACGATGTCGGGAAGGTTTCAGTGCCTTCCGAGATTCTCTCAAAGCCTGCAAAATTGAATCAGTTTGAAATGGAGCTTGTGAAGCTGCACGCTGAAAATGGATATCAAATATTGAAAGATATTCCCTTCCCACTGGAAATCGCCGAAATCGTCAGGCAACATCATGAGCGCCTGGATGGCTCCGGTTACCCGATAGGCCTGAAAGGCGATGAAATACTGCTTGAGGCACGTATATTGGCTGTTGCAGATGTGTTAGATGCCATAACCAATCACAGGCCTTATAGACCTGCTCTCGGGCTCAATGTAGCCCTTGACGAACTGGAAAAAAATAAAGGTAAGCTCTATGATGCCCGAGTTGTTGATGCATGCGTAAAAGCTCTGGAAGAAGGCAATCTGGTGATTGGTTCATTAAAAGAAAATGATGAGCCTTACTAA